TTATATTTGGCAAAATTTCTTTTTATTAAAAGTTCAAAAGAAGCTTCCGCCGCTTCAAAATGGTATCCTGCGTATTCCAATTCTTTTATCTTATTTAATAAACTGATTATTTTAGGATCTTTTTCATCTAAATTGATTCCCATTTCTTTGGCTTTAAGAAAAATAGTGGATTTTCCCGAAAGTTCCGAAGCCAGTATTTTTCTTTTATTGCCTACGAGAACAGGATTTATATGTTCAAATGTAACCGTGTTTTTCTTTACCGCGTCTACATGCATACCGCCTTTATGCGCGAAAGCATTTTCTCCGACAAAAGGCTGGTTATTCATCGGGATTAAATTAGCAATTTCGTCAATATAAAGAGAAAGCTCGGTTAATTTTGCCAGGTTTTCATCAGTTAAGCATTTGATTCCCATTTTAAGCTGTAGATTTGGGATGATTGTAATAAGGTCTGCATTTCCGCATCTTTCACCCAATCCATTTATGGTTCCCTGAATATGAGTTATGCCGTTTTCTACGGCTATTATTGAATTTGCCACTGCCATTCCGTTGTCGTTGTGAGTATGAATTCCCACCTCACATTTTATTACTTCCTTGACTTTTTTTGTTATTGAAACGATTTGAGAGGGTAGAGCACCACCGTTTGTATCGCATAAAACGACGCAGTCTGCTCCGCCTTTTACTGCGGCTTTTAAAGTTTTTAAGGCATAAGAGGAACTATTTTTGAATCCGTCAAAGAAATGCTCTGCATCATAGATAACTTCTTTATTGTGTTTTTTGAAGAATCGGACAGATTCTTCTATCATCTTCAGGTTTTCTTCTTCCGTTGTTTTTAAAACGTCCGTTATATGTAGTTTCCAGCTTTTACCGAATATTGTTACTACCGGAGTTTGTGATTCCAAAGACCTTCTAAGCGAAACATCTTCTTCTGCTTTTGTATTTGCTCTTCTAGTAGAAGTGAAAGCTGCTATTTTGCTTTTGCCAAGATTTAGGTTTTGTACTTCTTTGAAAAAACTTATATCTTTGGGGTTAGAACCCGGCCAACCGCCTTCAATGTAATGGATGCCTATTTCGGAAAGTTTTTTTGCTATCTTTAATTTATCTTCCAAAGAGAAAGATATCCCTT
The bacterium DNA segment above includes these coding regions:
- the cimA gene encoding citramalate synthase, which produces MLSPKKFSNGVKIYDTTLRDGAQSKGISFSLEDKLKIAKKLSEIGIHYIEGGWPGSNPKDISFFKEVQNLNLGKSKIAAFTSTRRANTKAEEDVSLRRSLESQTPVVTIFGKSWKLHITDVLKTTEEENLKMIEESVRFFKKHNKEVIYDAEHFFDGFKNSSSYALKTLKAAVKGGADCVVLCDTNGGALPSQIVSITKKVKEVIKCEVGIHTHNDNGMAVANSIIAVENGITHIQGTINGLGERCGNADLITIIPNLQLKMGIKCLTDENLAKLTELSLYIDEIANLIPMNNQPFVGENAFAHKGGMHVDAVKKNTVTFEHINPVLVGNKRKILASELSGKSTIFLKAKEMGINLDEKDPKIISLLNKIKELEYAGYHFEAAEASFELLIKRNFAKYKKFFHVEGYDVHVYLKKNKLSSKATIRAKVDGQEKHTASLGDGPVDALTNALKKALIGSYSSLVDFELIDYKVRIINPEEGTAAKTRVLIQFRDHKRTWATVGVSTNIIEASWEAVVDAIEYKLLKDQEER